A window of Vibrio gazogenes genomic DNA:
CACAACATGTTTGCCGAGAGAAGCAAATGTCTCAATCAAAGATTTCATCTGACGTGTTCCGATGGGATCCAGCCCGGCAGTCGGCTCATCCAGCAGCAGATACGAACTGTCTAACACCAGCGCACCGGCAATCGCGACCCGCTTTTTCTGACCATAGCTCAAAGCATGAACCGGCTGATTGATCAGGTTTTGACCATCTACCAATGATAACGCATCGCTGACTCGCCGCTCGATCTCTGCTTCATTCACCCTCAGATTTCTTAAGCTAAAAGCAATGTCATCAAAGACATCGGTATAAAATATTTGCTGATCCGGTTCCTGAAACACCAGCGTGACGCGCTGTCGATACTCAAACAACGATTTTTTCGCGTATGTCAGGGGCTGACCTTGCCATAAAACGTTGCCATGACGTGGCCGGTATAAACCAAGTAAGAGTTTAAACAGTGTCGATTTACCACAACCGTTGGCACCGACCACCCCGATGACCGAATGTGCCGTGAAATCCATCGACACATGCTTGAGTACCGGTGAGCCATCCTCATAAGCAAAATCAACCGCTTGAACCGCTAACGTCATTAGAGAAACTCTCCTTGATATAGCTTCACAAAAAGGGATGCTTTCATCTGTTGATGGCGCACCAAGACACGCTGTAACAACATCGCCGCTAACTGTGCCAGAGATTTAAGCCAGTTACGGCGACGGATATAACCAAAGCGCAATGTTTGGGCGGTAAAAATGGCGTGCGCTTCTTCAATCAAAATAAAAATAAACCGATACGTCAGTAACATTTGTTCAACCAGTACCATCGGTAACCGCGTTGCTTTCAGCAACCGGATACACTGGTTGAATGGCGTCGATACCACAAAACAGTAAGTGGCAGCAATCGAACATAAACAACGTATCAATGTTTGCTCAGCCATCCCCCATAACTCACGACTGACGCCGAAAAATCCGTCAGCAACCGGCAGACTGATGATCAATCCATCCGGCTGTTGATGATAGGTCAACACCATCGCAATAATGCTGAAGAGCAAAAATCCGGCGGGTAACCGCAACCAACGCAGGTATTGCCTGAGCGTGATCCGGCCACCGACACAAGTCAGCAGCATCAACAACAGAAACAGTCCCCATTGATAAACAACCGGTAGTGTGAGAGCCAGAATCAACGTGACGAGATAAAACCAGCCTTTGTACACGGGGGGCACATGAACCCACCGACTCCGATAGGCATACTTATCGATGAGTAACATGACGACGCCGACGCCCTTGATAAAAGCCGAGAATATAGAAAATCACAGCCGAGCCAAGCGAACCCTGTAGGGTAAACAGCAGGCTTTCAATTTCACCGCTGGCCGGTTCGAATATCGGCTCAAGCCACGGCTGATAGTCAGGCGCTATTTCGGTGATGACCGACTCTGCTTCACCGTCTGAACCACCAAATTCGCCCGGAACACCTAACACAAACGGCATTACGATCAACAGGCCGATCATCAATATAATCAATACATTCTTTTTCATCTCAGCACACCTTGTGTTTTTCCGAGCAACGCCCGTTTACTCAGTTGTTCATAAATCAAAACCGTCAGTAACCCTTCCGCAATGGCAATTGGCACCTGAGTCAGCATAAACACCCCCATAAATTTACTCACTGAGGCGACCATCCCTAACTGCGGATCGGGGAATGCTAAACCCAGTTGCACGGAAGTGACCAAATACGTTGCCAAATCAGCACCGGCGGCACACAAAAACACAGCAATATCCTTTCTGAGATTGAGCCGGTTCGCCGTAACCCACAAAGCGTATCCGACCAAAGGCCCGATCACCGCCATTGACATGCCATTGGCCCCCAAAGTTGACAGACCACCGTGTGCCAGTAACAACGCCTGAAACAGCAAAACGATCCCGCCGAGCAGCGGTACCACCATAAACCCGAACAGAACCACCGCCAGACCTACTCCCGTGGGGTGGGAGCAACTGCCAGTCACCGCCGGCAGCTTGAGCGCGGACAAAACAAAAATAAAGGCCCCACACAGCGCTAACAGCACCTTTTTGTCACTGTCGTTGGCAACCAGATGCTTCAATTTTCTGATACTCAAGATCAAAAATGGCAGAAAGAGTACCCACCAGCTCAGCGCCCATATCGGTGGTAAAAATCCCTCCATGATATGCATCGCATTCGCACTGATGGGGAACATCAAGCACGCCACTGCTCCGAGACATGGCCCAAAGGGTTTGTAGGAGAGTTGAGAGAACAAGCGTTGAGAAAACATAAGTCAGTTCCTTATCTATTATCTGAGACGGCGGAGAACCTTTGTGGTTGGTCACCATGATTGGTCTTCACGAGACCCCGGTGGACGAAACCTTGATGGGCGAAACGCCGATTCACTAAAATGGTCGAAAAGTAAGGCAGCGGGGTGTCGCTACGAATCGTGCTCAGGTCTGGATAATAGATTTCGTTGTCCATTGACGCATTCGCCATCAAAATGGCACAGGAGAGCAATCCCTGTTCATCCAGTAGGGTGCGGATTTTTTCAAATCGCCCATACACTTTCATCAACACCACACATTCATGCTCGGTCAGCGCTCGGCGCAAAACCGCTTCGTCCGCCGTGCATGACATCACCGCCATTGATTGTTGTTCCATACAAAGCGGGAATTGTCCGCCGGCAGCAATGGCAGCAAATGACGTGATGCCCGGCACCACTTCAATATCCAATTGTGGCGCAAGCCGTTCGAGCAAGAACACCCAAGTGCTGAACAGCATACTGTCACCCAAAGTGATAAAACCGACCTGCTTCCCCGCTGTGACATCTTGTGCGATTTCTGCGGCAATGCGATCCCAGGCCTGATGCTTGGCTGCTGCATCGTTGGTCATCGGAAAGTGGCGCGCTTGGATCACCACGTGTTCCCCCAGATACTCGCGCACAATGGACAAAGCAAGACTGTCCCCCTGCTGACGCCCGGCCGGTGCGTACAATACATCGAGATGACCCAAAATCCGGGCAGCGCGGACGGTGATTAAATCACTGGCTCCCGGTCCGGTGCCCATGGCAAATAACTTTCCACCATTTTTGAACTTCCCACCATTCTGTAATTTGCCACCACTCATGCGATAGGCTCCTTGACATCCGTTGCTGGCATAACGATGGCCGAGCGTTGATCGCCAGACGGCTCCGGTGGCGCGGCAACCGCAGCTAAATGGTCAATAAATAACTGACGAATCAACGGATTTTCACCTAATCCCTGAACGATCGGTTCGGCGGCAATCCCAGCCTGTTGAATCAGGACTTTCCATGAGTCCGCTTCATCGGAGGCCATGTCATGAATCGCATGGTCACCGGCTACCAGCATCAATGGCATCAAATAAACTTTCCGTACCTGCGCCTGTTGCAGCCGCTTGATAACGGTCTCGATCCCCGGATAACTTTCCACCGCACCGACCATAAAAGGTCGCTGATATGTTTGCATCATATGGTCAAGGCACGCATAAGCTGAAAACGCATGATGTGTCGTCCCGTGTCCCATCAACACCAAGCGTTCATCGCTCGCAAGTGGCGGTGACTGGTATTCAATCGCATCAATCAAGCGGTGATAATCATCATCGCCACTCAACAATGGAACACCGATGTCGATCCGTGCAAACTGGTCTTGAAAATGCGCGACTTCACGGACGATCTTTTCATATTCGTCACCGTTGATAATATGGAGCGACTGGATTAACACATCCTGATATCCGGCACGTTTCAGCGATTCCAGAGCCTGACGCGGGTGATGAATGTCCATCCCATCCCGCTGCGCTAACTTGTTAATAATCATCGATGAGGTAAAAGCCCGAAAGAAATCCCGGTCGGGAAATGCGTCCGCCAAAGCTTGTTCACATGCCTCAATATTTTTTTGCCGTGCTTGCGGATAACTGGTTCCGAAACTAATCACTAATAGTGCTTTTTTCATCAAATGATTCCTTCTGTTGCCATGAGCGGAACAATGCTTCGCACGCGTCAAGGTCGTGTAATGTTTCAACATAGTGGGTCACAAAATTCAGGGGAGGACGTTGAATCACAATGCAAGGGATCCCCAGTGACAGACATGGCTCCACTTTTTCGGTAAAGCCACCGGCCTGACCGGACTCTTTGGTGATCACCACATCCGGCTGGATCATGTCATACAGCGCGTGATTCATCGCTGCGGAAAAAGGACCTTTCATCGCAATAATTTGCGCATAGCTAAGCCCCAAAGACTCACATTCCGCGACCACTTCCGATGTCGGCAACACACGCGCATATAAGGTTTTATCGCTCAGTAATTGCCGGAACCGGGCGAGATCTTTACTCCCGGTGGTCAACAACACGTTCTGCTGTTGCGGGGTGATGCGTTCACAGGCTTCCGCAATACTGCGGACATAGGTGAGCAGCGGATGCGCATCGACATCGACCGGTGTCGGACGCTCATAGCGAATCACCGGACACCCCGTTTTCAAGCTGGCAGCTACGATGGTTTCCCGTAATTGCTGCGCATAAGGATGAGCGGCATCAATCACACAATCGACCTGATGCGTCAATATCCATGAACTCATCGTTGCGGTATCCAGCCGGCCTTGAATAACCGGTGCGCCCAGCGACTGTACCGCAGCCAGCCCTGTCGGGGTCGCCACGGACAGTGTATAGCGGATACGACATTGCGCCAGCATCCGGCAGAGGATGGCTGCATCGGACGTGCCGCCAAAAACCAGGACATGGTCGGGGCTCATAACGTATATCCTCGTGGTGTAATCATCAGCCCCTGTTCAACATAAGTGGACTGATTGCCGACAATCACCATCGTACGCATATCGACCCGTTCGAAATCCATAGCTGCCAAAGTGGTCAGCCATTTGGTTTCTTTACGACGTCCGGCTTCTTTGACGACCCCGACCGGTGTGTCCGGTGCTTTATAGGGAGACATCAATTCAAATGCATGACGTAAGTGCCCTTCCCGCCCCCGACTGCGCGGGTTATAAAAACAGATCACAAAATCAGCGGCTGCGGCTGCGTTAATGCGCTTGGCAATCACTGACCAAGGTGTCAGTAGGTCACTCAGACTGATATGACAAAAATCATGCATCAGGGGCGCCCCCAACGCAGCACCGGCAGCAATACTTGCGGTCATTCCCGGCACAACCTTCACTTCAACATGCCACGTCTGCTTGGTCACCATCTCCAGAATCAAGCCAGCCATGCCATAAATCCCGGCATCGCCACTACTGATAAGCGCAACGGTTTGACCCGATTGTGCAATCTCAAGGGCGACCTGACACCGTTCAATCTCTTTACACATCCCGGTTTTAATCACTGGTTTATCACCCACCAACGCTTTAACCAGATGGGTATAGGTTTTATAGCCCACGATCACGTCAGCCGCTTCAATGGCAGCGCGCGCCTCTGCGGTCATCATCTCTAGGCCACCGGGGCCAATGCCTACGACATATAACATGATTTCATGACTCCATAGGTCAGGGTAATACCTTGTTGTCTTAGGGTTTCCCCCAACAGACAACCGTCACTGAGCAGCCAGGCTGCCGGTTGAGAAACACATCCGACACCCACAGTTTGTTGAACGAATTCCGATTGAGGAAATTGTGCTGAACACGAACTTAATTCGGCCGCGCTGAATAATTTGAAGGGCACCTGATACTGCTGCGCCAGATGTTGCAATGCCGGCTCATCACATTTGAGATCAATACTGCCAATCGCAGCCACAGCGAGCGGATGAATATTGAGGCGTTGCAACTGTTGCTGAAAGAGGGTCAGTAGCTGTACGGAAGACACGTTTTTCCGACACCCGATGCCGGCAACGAGGCGTCTCGGGATCAGCTGAAAGCTGGGAATGGGCCAGTCCGGTCGCATCACTTGCATCGACACATCAATCAGCGCGGACAACGCATAACGGGCAACATCGTGTTCTGTCACAAGGGTCAAACCGCGAATATCAAACTGACGGATATCAAAACCGAGTGTCGCTTCGAGCCACGGATCAATATAAAGCCCGACCGTGTGCCCACTGACCAGCAATTGGTTTACGGTTTTGGTCGCAGCATGCAACTGCTCACTCGCGGCGTTCAACTGTTGTGCCAACAGATCGAAAGCACAGGTTTGATTGACATCCGTTGCCGTCGAGATCACCGGTTGCGCTCCAAGACTGTCAGCCACCTGTCGAGCCAGCTCATTTGCCCCACCGATATGCCCCGACAACAGACTGATCACAAATTGTCCTTGTTCATCAATCACTAACACGCCCGGGTCGGTGAATTTATCTTTCAGTAGCGGCGCGATCATTCTGACCGCAATCCCACAGGCACCAATAAAAATCAGGGCATGATCACAATGAAACCGTTGGGCGACCGTCTGCTTTAAATTACCATCAAATGGCAGGAATCCAGCCTGTAGGTACTTCTCCGCGCAGTAGCAATGCATCGATAACGCCGATAAAGCCTGACGAAGCCGCCGGGCAATCTGCTGACCGCCCGGTGTCAGGCTAAACAGTGAAACGGAACGTTCGCTAACGGTATTCATGACAGAACTCCGCATCATAGAGTTTGGAGTAGTGATACTCTGCCCCCAGAAAGCGACCGACTAAGATCAAAGCCGTTTTGTGAATCCCCGCATCCGTCACGGTTTGAGCGATATCGGCAAGGGTGCCTTTCAGGGTCTGGCAATCCGGCCAAGTGGCTTTATACACCACAGAGACGGGGGTATCGAGCGGGTATCCCCCCTGTACCAATTGTTCAACAACGGCAGCGATGCCCTTGACTGACAGGAAGATCGCCATCGAAGTTTGATGGCCGGCAAAGCGAGCCAGCGACTCCAGCTCCGGGGTTGGTGTCCGGCCAGCCATCCGGGTAATAATCAGGCTCTGCGAGACTTCAGGCACCGTGTATTCAACCCCAAGTTCAGCTGCGGCTCCCAGAAAAGAAGACACCCCGGCAATACAGCGAAAGCCTATCTGCTGTTTTGCCAGTTCTTCCCCCTGTTCTCGCACCGAACCATACAACGACAAGTCACCGGTTTGCAGTCTCACCACCAGTTTATTGGCGTGAATACCGTCAACCATCAGTTGAATAATTTGCTGTAAATGTAAGGCAGCACTGTCATGGCATTTTGCTTCCGGCTTGCAGTAATCCAATAATGCCGGATTGATCAGCGAACCGGCATAAATCACCACGTCCGCCTGTTGCAGCAAGCGATAACCTTTCAGGGTAATCAGCTCCGGATCTCCGGGTCCGGCACCTACAAAATAGACTTTGCTTTTATCCAGTGTCTCCGTCATTGTGCGCTCCCTTCAGTACACCTGGTACACGACATCACAAACGTGGGGTTATTGGGTTTGAAATAGTAACTGCTGCCCAACGGGGTCATCGGAGACACCATGATCTGGGTACAGTCCAGATCCCGGAGCGGGCCGTGTTTCAGGTGCTCTAACGCCTGATGCAGATTGTCTTGCAGAATAAATGTCATCACTAACCGGCCTTGTTCCGTCAAATGAGCCAGAGCCCAGTCAATGATCGCCGTGAGGTTGCCGCCACTGCCGCCGATAAATATCGCATCCGCGCCTCCCGTCAGATCACAAGGGGCAATAGCCTCAATCAGCGCAATCCGCTCGACGGCGTGGTGTTTGATGTTTTGCCGCATTACTGCCAGCGCCCGGGCATTTTTCTCAATGGCGGTAACGGCCAACTCAGGAAAACGCAGGGCTGCTTCAATCGCAACACTTCCGGTTCCCGCCCCGACATCAATCAACCGCTGCGCCCGACCGAGTTCTAATCGATCAAGCACGACAGCGCGGACTTCCTGCTTGGTCATCGGCACTTTGTCGGCTCTCAGAAATTCGCTATCTTTCATCTGTTTCTCTTTCGTTCAGTCCATTTGTTCAGTGCATTCGTTCAGGGGATTCATTGAGCACAATGACAACATTCATGTCATATGACCGCTGCACCTGTTCTGCCCGAAGCATCGAAATCCGTTGATTGGCGTAGCCCAGATTTTCACCAATAATAAAGGTCCGCTTCAGTTGCCGGATAAGCGCTTGCTGAGCAATGCGATACGGCCCGAGATATTGATCCGTCACCAATGCGACCTTGTCGTGTGCAAACAGAAAATCGAAGTCCGGTGACTGACCATGACTACTGGTGATATACAGCTCGTTCATATCCATGCCGATTTCAGCAAACAACATCTGAATCGAACTGATACCGGGAATGACTTGCCGCTGAGCGGGCGGAAAATGCTGGCAGATACGTTTACCGATCCCAAACAACATCGGGTCGCCCGATGCCAACACCACCACCTGACGGGATGAAATCTCAGCCAGAAATTGCATGGCTTGGTCGATACTGCCCGACATTGCTATTTTTTCACCCTGAAAATCAGGAAACAGCTGCAATAGTCTCGGCCAACCGACCAACACCTCAGCACGGTCAATGAGCTGACGCGCAGCCAGCGTGAGCATGTCATCTTTACCGGGGCCGAGACCAACCACATAAATCAT
This region includes:
- a CDS encoding ATP-binding cassette domain-containing protein is translated as MTLAVQAVDFAYEDGSPVLKHVSMDFTAHSVIGVVGANGCGKSTLFKLLLGLYRPRHGNVLWQGQPLTYAKKSLFEYRQRVTLVFQEPDQQIFYTDVFDDIAFSLRNLRVNEAEIERRVSDALSLVDGQNLINQPVHALSYGQKKRVAIAGALVLDSSYLLLDEPTAGLDPIGTRQMKSLIETFASLGKHVVMSSHDIDLIYELCDYVYVMADGAVVSAGNPETIFLDKVAMENIGLEQPWLVKMHQTLGIPLFRSEQEMYNQASVIQ
- the cbiQ gene encoding cobalt ECF transporter T component CbiQ, producing the protein MLLIDKYAYRSRWVHVPPVYKGWFYLVTLILALTLPVVYQWGLFLLLMLLTCVGGRITLRQYLRWLRLPAGFLLFSIIAMVLTYHQQPDGLIISLPVADGFFGVSRELWGMAEQTLIRCLCSIAATYCFVVSTPFNQCIRLLKATRLPMVLVEQMLLTYRFIFILIEEAHAIFTAQTLRFGYIRRRNWLKSLAQLAAMLLQRVLVRHQQMKASLFVKLYQGEFL
- a CDS encoding energy-coupling factor ABC transporter substrate-binding protein, with protein sequence MKKNVLIILMIGLLIVMPFVLGVPGEFGGSDGEAESVITEIAPDYQPWLEPIFEPASGEIESLLFTLQGSLGSAVIFYILGFYQGRRRRHVTHR
- a CDS encoding energy-coupling factor ABC transporter permease: MFSQRLFSQLSYKPFGPCLGAVACLMFPISANAMHIMEGFLPPIWALSWWVLFLPFLILSIRKLKHLVANDSDKKVLLALCGAFIFVLSALKLPAVTGSCSHPTGVGLAVVLFGFMVVPLLGGIVLLFQALLLAHGGLSTLGANGMSMAVIGPLVGYALWVTANRLNLRKDIAVFLCAAGADLATYLVTSVQLGLAFPDPQLGMVASVSKFMGVFMLTQVPIAIAEGLLTVLIYEQLSKRALLGKTQGVLR
- a CDS encoding cobalt-factor II C(20)-methyltransferase, producing MSGGKLQNGGKFKNGGKLFAMGTGPGASDLITVRAARILGHLDVLYAPAGRQQGDSLALSIVREYLGEHVVIQARHFPMTNDAAAKHQAWDRIAAEIAQDVTAGKQVGFITLGDSMLFSTWVFLLERLAPQLDIEVVPGITSFAAIAAGGQFPLCMEQQSMAVMSCTADEAVLRRALTEHECVVLMKVYGRFEKIRTLLDEQGLLSCAILMANASMDNEIYYPDLSTIRSDTPLPYFSTILVNRRFAHQGFVHRGLVKTNHGDQPQRFSAVSDNR
- the cbiK gene encoding sirohydrochlorin cobaltochelatase, giving the protein MKKALLVISFGTSYPQARQKNIEACEQALADAFPDRDFFRAFTSSMIINKLAQRDGMDIHHPRQALESLKRAGYQDVLIQSLHIINGDEYEKIVREVAHFQDQFARIDIGVPLLSGDDDYHRLIDAIEYQSPPLASDERLVLMGHGTTHHAFSAYACLDHMMQTYQRPFMVGAVESYPGIETVIKRLQQAQVRKVYLMPLMLVAGDHAIHDMASDEADSWKVLIQQAGIAAEPIVQGLGENPLIRQLFIDHLAAVAAPPEPSGDQRSAIVMPATDVKEPIA
- the cobK gene encoding precorrin-6A reductase, with amino-acid sequence MSPDHVLVFGGTSDAAILCRMLAQCRIRYTLSVATPTGLAAVQSLGAPVIQGRLDTATMSSWILTHQVDCVIDAAHPYAQQLRETIVAASLKTGCPVIRYERPTPVDVDAHPLLTYVRSIAEACERITPQQQNVLLTTGSKDLARFRQLLSDKTLYARVLPTSEVVAECESLGLSYAQIIAMKGPFSAAMNHALYDMIQPDVVITKESGQAGGFTEKVEPCLSLGIPCIVIQRPPLNFVTHYVETLHDLDACEALFRSWQQKESFDEKSTISD
- a CDS encoding precorrin-3B C(17)-methyltransferase: MLYVVGIGPGGLEMMTAEARAAIEAADVIVGYKTYTHLVKALVGDKPVIKTGMCKEIERCQVALEIAQSGQTVALISSGDAGIYGMAGLILEMVTKQTWHVEVKVVPGMTASIAAGAALGAPLMHDFCHISLSDLLTPWSVIAKRINAAAAADFVICFYNPRSRGREGHLRHAFELMSPYKAPDTPVGVVKEAGRRKETKWLTTLAAMDFERVDMRTMVIVGNQSTYVEQGLMITPRGYTL
- a CDS encoding cobalt-precorrin 5A hydrolase, yielding MNTVSERSVSLFSLTPGGQQIARRLRQALSALSMHCYCAEKYLQAGFLPFDGNLKQTVAQRFHCDHALIFIGACGIAVRMIAPLLKDKFTDPGVLVIDEQGQFVISLLSGHIGGANELARQVADSLGAQPVISTATDVNQTCAFDLLAQQLNAASEQLHAATKTVNQLLVSGHTVGLYIDPWLEATLGFDIRQFDIRGLTLVTEHDVARYALSALIDVSMQVMRPDWPIPSFQLIPRRLVAGIGCRKNVSSVQLLTLFQQQLQRLNIHPLAVAAIGSIDLKCDEPALQHLAQQYQVPFKLFSAAELSSCSAQFPQSEFVQQTVGVGCVSQPAAWLLSDGCLLGETLRQQGITLTYGVMKSCYMS
- a CDS encoding cobalt-precorrin-4 methyltransferase, which encodes MTETLDKSKVYFVGAGPGDPELITLKGYRLLQQADVVIYAGSLINPALLDYCKPEAKCHDSAALHLQQIIQLMVDGIHANKLVVRLQTGDLSLYGSVREQGEELAKQQIGFRCIAGVSSFLGAAAELGVEYTVPEVSQSLIITRMAGRTPTPELESLARFAGHQTSMAIFLSVKGIAAVVEQLVQGGYPLDTPVSVVYKATWPDCQTLKGTLADIAQTVTDAGIHKTALILVGRFLGAEYHYSKLYDAEFCHEYR
- a CDS encoding decarboxylating cobalt-precorrin-6B (C(15))-methyltransferase; this encodes MKDSEFLRADKVPMTKQEVRAVVLDRLELGRAQRLIDVGAGTGSVAIEAALRFPELAVTAIEKNARALAVMRQNIKHHAVERIALIEAIAPCDLTGGADAIFIGGSGGNLTAIIDWALAHLTEQGRLVMTFILQDNLHQALEHLKHGPLRDLDCTQIMVSPMTPLGSSYYFKPNNPTFVMSCTRCTEGSAQ
- a CDS encoding cobalt-precorrin-7 (C(5))-methyltransferase — encoded protein: MIYVVGLGPGKDDMLTLAARQLIDRAEVLVGWPRLLQLFPDFQGEKIAMSGSIDQAMQFLAEISSRQVVVLASGDPMLFGIGKRICQHFPPAQRQVIPGISSIQMLFAEIGMDMNELYITSSHGQSPDFDFLFAHDKVALVTDQYLGPYRIAQQALIRQLKRTFIIGENLGYANQRISMLRAEQVQRSYDMNVVIVLNESPERMH